From Geotalea uraniireducens Rf4:
AGACCCGCAGATAGAGATTGTCGGTGTTGCTTCCGACGGTGTTGAAGGGGTTGAAAAAGCACTGGAACTCAAGCCTGACCTTATAACCATGGATGTGGAAATGCCGCGGATGGACGGCATCGCCGCGCTGAAACAGATAATGGCTAAGGCTCCGACGCGTGTGCTCATGGTATCAACCCTCACCTGCGAAGGTGCAAAAGCAACCTTTGAAGCGCTGGAAGCGGGCGCCATTGACTTTATCCCGAAAAACATCAGCGACTCTGTAGATGCACAAAAAACATTCCGGGCAGATCTGCTCTTTAAGGTCAAGGAAGCCGCCGGTTCCATCATTCAAACTGACCGATTCAGCTCCAAAAGAATATCGGTTGCGCCTCCAGCTCCTGTCCTGAAATCACGTTTTTCTCACCATAAAGTCAGCTGTGTCGGCATCGGTGCCTCCACCGGAGGTCCGGTTGCGCTTCAGGAAGTACTCTCGCGCATTCCCGTAAATTTCCCCTTCGGCATCATCGTTGCCATCCACATGCCCAAAGCGTTTACCGGTCCTTACGCCGAAAGGCTCAATGCCAAATGCTCGCTCGACATCCGCGAAGCGTCAGATGGCGATATGTTAAAGCCCGGACAGGTCCTCATTGCTCCCGGCGGCATGCATACGGCTCTGGTCCGTCACGGAACAGGTTTTTCCGTCAAAACAATGCCGACCAGTACCTATCCCCAGTACATTTATGTCCCTTCGGTAGACCTGATGATGCAATCGCTCGCAGATGCGAGCAACGGTTCGATGCTTGGAGTAATTCTTACCGGCATGGGAAGCGACGGCTTT
This genomic window contains:
- a CDS encoding protein-glutamate methylesterase/protein-glutamine glutaminase gives rise to the protein MLPPQPTKLRVLVVDDSCFMRMAIRGILAKDPQIEIVGVASDGVEGVEKALELKPDLITMDVEMPRMDGIAALKQIMAKAPTRVLMVSTLTCEGAKATFEALEAGAIDFIPKNISDSVDAQKTFRADLLFKVKEAAGSIIQTDRFSSKRISVAPPAPVLKSRFSHHKVSCVGIGASTGGPVALQEVLSRIPVNFPFGIIVAIHMPKAFTGPYAERLNAKCSLDIREASDGDMLKPGQVLIAPGGMHTALVRHGTGFSVKTMPTSTYPQYIYVPSVDLMMQSLADASNGSMLGVILTGMGSDGFKGMQHLKSRGGITLVQNEASSTIYGMPRACVEGGVADEVLPLDQIGFEIARIAG